The proteins below are encoded in one region of Podarcis raffonei isolate rPodRaf1 chromosome 8, rPodRaf1.pri, whole genome shotgun sequence:
- the LOC128418498 gene encoding protein NKG7-like has product MNVLQFSTVACAFISLLFLLIALGSDYWLQNNVSNTGLWVGCFPQDGCHSYGMDVPDYYHATRAFMFFGMIAGAVSCLTLIGKFFDFQFGSLSKTKTAAVASLVAALCVMIAMATFTGQTEGKGPYGWSFGLGWASFPLFLMTGALAFLLDGSA; this is encoded by the exons ATGAATGTCCTACAGTTTAGCACTGTGGCTTGCGCTTTCATcagccttctgttcctcctcattGCCCTGGGCTCAGATTACTGGTTGCAAAACAATGTTTCCAACACTGGCCTGTGGGTAGGTTGTtttccccaagatggttgtcattCATATGGGATGGATGTGCCAG ATTACTACCATGCTACCCGAGCCTTCATGTTCTTCGGGATGATTGCTGGAGCCGTCTCTTGCCTTACGCTTATTGGCAAATTTTTTGACTTTCAATTTGGCTCCCTCTCCAAGACCAAGACCGCAGCTGTAGCCAGCCTTGTTGCAG CTCTTTGCGTCATGATTGCCATGGCCACCTTCACAGGGCAGACAGAAGGAAAAGGCCCTTACGGATGGTCTTTTGGCTTGGGCTGGgcctcctttcctctcttccttaTGACTG GTGCACTGGCTTTCCTCTTGGATGGGTCAGCATGA